A region from the Cytophagia bacterium CHB2 genome encodes:
- a CDS encoding acetyl-CoA C-acetyltransferase — MITREIVFLSGVRTPFGAFGGMLKDLTATQLGVIAAKAALARAGVAAAEVEHVIFGNVMQTSQDAIYIARHIGLQSGCRIETPALTVNRLCGSGFEAIVQGARMLMLGEAEVVLVGGAESMSQAPHVIRGARWGLRLNAGKLEDYLWESLLDAQCGFTMAQTGENLADQYGITRRACDEFALRSQQLTAAAWESGKFADEVVPVELPGKKGSITIFSRDEHPRPETTLETLAKLAPYFKKDGTITAGNASGIVDGAAAMVMMTAAAAEKRGLQAIGRLVNWGFAGVEPSIMGIGPAPASRNALHRAGMKLEQMNLVEVNEAFAPQYLAVEKELGLPRDITNVNGGAIAIGHPLAASGTRLTLTLLHELRRRKQKYGLATACIGGGQGAAVIVEAS, encoded by the coding sequence ATGATTACACGGGAGATTGTTTTTCTCAGCGGCGTACGCACGCCGTTCGGCGCATTCGGCGGAATGCTTAAAGACTTAACCGCCACTCAACTCGGTGTTATCGCCGCGAAAGCGGCGCTGGCCCGGGCGGGCGTTGCTGCTGCAGAGGTCGAGCATGTGATTTTTGGGAATGTCATGCAAACATCCCAGGACGCGATCTATATTGCGCGGCACATTGGTTTGCAATCCGGCTGCCGCATAGAAACGCCGGCGCTCACCGTCAACCGCTTGTGCGGCTCAGGCTTTGAAGCAATTGTGCAGGGCGCGCGCATGTTGATGCTCGGCGAGGCTGAAGTGGTTTTAGTGGGAGGCGCGGAGAGCATGAGCCAGGCGCCGCACGTCATTCGCGGGGCGCGCTGGGGATTGCGCTTGAATGCCGGCAAGTTGGAAGATTATCTATGGGAATCGCTGCTCGACGCCCAGTGTGGCTTCACCATGGCGCAGACCGGTGAGAATCTTGCAGATCAATATGGCATTACGCGACGCGCTTGCGACGAGTTTGCTTTGCGCAGCCAGCAACTTACAGCAGCGGCATGGGAAAGCGGAAAATTTGCGGACGAAGTTGTGCCGGTGGAGTTGCCGGGCAAGAAAGGCAGCATCACAATATTCAGCCGCGACGAACACCCGCGCCCGGAGACAACGCTGGAAACGCTGGCGAAGCTTGCGCCTTATTTCAAGAAGGACGGCACGATTACCGCCGGCAACGCCAGCGGCATTGTTGATGGCGCTGCCGCGATGGTCATGATGACTGCCGCAGCCGCAGAAAAACGCGGCTTACAAGCGATCGGGCGTTTGGTGAATTGGGGCTTTGCCGGCGTGGAGCCGAGCATCATGGGCATCGGCCCGGCGCCGGCGAGCCGCAATGCCTTGCATCGTGCCGGCATGAAACTCGAGCAGATGAATTTAGTGGAAGTGAATGAAGCCTTTGCTCCGCAATATTTGGCAGTGGAAAAAGAGTTGGGCTTGCCGCGCGACATCACGAATGTCAACGGCGGCGCGATTGCAATCGGGCATCCGCTGGCGGCCAGCGGCACGCGCTTAACGTTGACGTTACTGCACGAGTTGCGCCGGCGCAAGCAGAAATATGGTTTGGCAACGGCCTGCATCGGCGGCGGGCAAGGCGCTGCGGTAATCGTCGAGGCGAGTTAA
- a CDS encoding dienelactone hydrolase family protein, with protein sequence MRASGVALATLVTLTSAALVYHRANTAVATQWVSYESGADTVHAVVALPEGKGPFPAIILVHEWWGLNDWVQANAKKLAQQGYLTLSIDLYRGAVADNQATAHELSRGLPDDRAVRDLKAAFAYLRTRPDVERTRIASLGWCMGGSYSLQAAAHIPDLAACVVNYGRLITDEQLLGQINAPVLGIFGGKDKGIPVKTVRAFEKQCKQLEKEVTIHVYAKSGHAFMNENNKDGYNPDDAADAWDKTTAFLAEHLKK encoded by the coding sequence ATGAGAGCTTCCGGTGTTGCCTTGGCGACGCTGGTGACATTGACTTCGGCGGCGCTGGTTTACCATCGCGCCAACACCGCGGTGGCAACGCAGTGGGTAAGTTATGAAAGCGGCGCTGATACGGTGCATGCCGTGGTCGCTTTGCCGGAAGGCAAAGGCCCGTTTCCAGCAATCATTTTGGTTCATGAATGGTGGGGTTTGAATGATTGGGTGCAGGCCAATGCCAAGAAACTGGCACAGCAAGGCTATTTGACGCTTTCCATCGATCTTTATCGCGGCGCCGTTGCCGACAATCAGGCCACGGCGCACGAGCTAAGTCGAGGCTTGCCTGACGATCGCGCCGTTCGCGATCTCAAGGCAGCATTTGCCTATCTCCGCACCCGGCCGGACGTCGAACGGACTCGCATTGCCAGCCTGGGCTGGTGTATGGGCGGCAGTTACTCCCTCCAGGCAGCGGCGCATATTCCCGACCTCGCTGCGTGCGTGGTCAACTACGGGCGATTGATCACCGACGAACAACTTCTTGGTCAAATTAATGCTCCGGTTCTCGGCATTTTCGGGGGCAAGGATAAAGGCATTCCCGTGAAAACCGTGCGCGCGTTTGAGAAGCAATGCAAACAGCTCGAAAAGGAGGTCACCATTCATGTTTACGCCAAATCCGGCCATGCCTTTATGAACGAAAACAACAAAGACGGCTACAATCCCGATGATGCCGCCGATGCTTGGGATAAAACCACGGCTTTTTTGGCGGAACATTTGAAAAAGTAA
- a CDS encoding T9SS type A sorting domain-containing protein, which yields MRVDLTNMLGQRVMRLVDRVANAGEHTVAWNGKDERGRTVSAGVYFINLYSGGRVLQQKLTLVK from the coding sequence GTGCGTGTTGACCTCACGAATATGCTGGGACAACGTGTGATGAGGCTAGTGGATCGTGTTGCAAACGCAGGGGAACATACCGTCGCGTGGAACGGCAAGGATGAACGCGGCAGAACGGTGAGCGCGGGGGTTTATTTTATAAATTTGTACAGCGGCGGGCGCGTGTTACAACAAAAACTGACGCTGGTGAAATAG
- a CDS encoding NAD(P)(+) transhydrogenase (Re/Si-specific) subunit beta, protein MHVIVKLSYLLASVLFILGLKLLSSPKTARRGNLYGALGMLLAVVVTLTDQKIIDFTYIFAGLLLGSAVGVWLAKKIEMTAMPQMVGVLNGFGGGASALVAYAEYLRMGETAGAVSLDVYITIVLGLLIGSVTFVGSMVAAAKLQGTMRSAPILYPMQKQINAALLLIIIVLGALFVLDPSRNFALVIIIALAAVLGVTSVIPIGGADMPVVISLMNSYSGLAGAMTGFIISNDVLIISGTLVGTSGLILTDIMCKAMNRSLGNVLFAGVGADYQAATTQTEKRTVVRYTAADAAMIFDSAQSVIIVPGYGLAVAQAQHVLQELAKMLMERGVTVRYAIHPVAGRMPGHMNVLLAEANVPYDLLVEMDQINDDFQNTDVALVIGANDVINPAARTKKDSPLYGMPILNVDYARTVMIVKRSLGSGFAGEDNELFYDQKTMMLFGDAKQMVTDLVRALKE, encoded by the coding sequence ATGCATGTGATCGTCAAGTTGAGTTATTTGTTGGCATCCGTGTTGTTCATTCTAGGGTTGAAGCTGCTCAGTTCGCCCAAAACCGCGCGCCGCGGCAATCTTTATGGCGCGCTCGGCATGCTGCTCGCGGTAGTGGTTACGCTCACCGATCAAAAGATCATCGACTTTACCTATATTTTCGCCGGGCTGCTGCTCGGATCAGCCGTGGGTGTTTGGCTGGCAAAGAAAATCGAAATGACGGCAATGCCGCAGATGGTGGGCGTGCTGAATGGTTTTGGCGGCGGCGCTTCGGCGCTTGTCGCCTATGCCGAGTATCTGCGCATGGGAGAAACAGCCGGCGCGGTCAGCCTGGATGTTTACATTACGATCGTGCTTGGTTTGCTGATCGGCTCGGTGACGTTCGTGGGTAGCATGGTGGCGGCGGCCAAACTGCAAGGCACGATGCGCAGCGCGCCGATTCTTTATCCCATGCAAAAGCAAATTAACGCGGCGCTGCTGCTGATCATCATCGTGTTGGGCGCGCTTTTCGTGCTCGATCCCTCGCGCAATTTTGCTCTCGTCATTATCATCGCCCTCGCTGCCGTGCTCGGCGTCACCAGCGTCATTCCCATCGGCGGCGCAGACATGCCGGTGGTCATTTCGCTGATGAACTCGTATTCCGGCCTCGCCGGCGCGATGACGGGCTTTATCATTTCGAACGATGTGTTGATCATCAGCGGCACGCTCGTGGGCACCTCCGGCTTGATTCTCACCGACATCATGTGCAAAGCGATGAACCGCTCGCTCGGTAACGTTTTGTTTGCGGGCGTGGGCGCAGATTATCAAGCCGCGACAACGCAAACGGAAAAGCGCACCGTGGTGCGCTATACCGCCGCCGATGCCGCCATGATTTTTGACAGCGCGCAATCGGTGATTATCGTGCCGGGCTACGGTTTGGCGGTGGCGCAAGCCCAGCATGTTTTGCAGGAACTCGCAAAAATGCTGATGGAACGCGGCGTGACCGTGCGTTATGCCATTCATCCCGTGGCGGGCCGCATGCCCGGCCACATGAACGTTTTGCTCGCGGAAGCGAATGTGCCGTATGATCTGCTGGTGGAAATGGATCAAATCAACGATGATTTTCAGAACACGGATGTCGCGTTGGTGATCGGCGCGAACGATGTCATCAATCCGGCGGCGCGCACGAAAAAAGACAGCCCGCTCTACGGCATGCCGATTCTCAACGTCGATTATGCGCGTACCGTCATGATCGTCAAGCGCAGCCTGGGCTCCGGTTTTGCCGGCGAAGACAATGAATTGTTCTACGATCAAAAAACCATGATGCTGTTCGGCGACGCCAAGCAGATGGTAACGGATTTAGTGAGGGCGTTGAAGGAATGA
- a CDS encoding NAD(P) transhydrogenase subunit alpha encodes MTETLIVSIYVFVLATFIGVEIISKVPPLLHTPLMSGSNAISGITLVGSLIAAGEGHAGLSVYLGMFAVIMATINVVGGFLVTDRMLKMFKKDQIKRAD; translated from the coding sequence ATGACTGAGACTCTGATCGTTTCAATTTATGTTTTCGTGCTTGCCACGTTCATTGGCGTCGAGATCATCAGTAAGGTGCCGCCACTGCTGCACACGCCGTTGATGTCCGGCTCGAACGCGATTTCAGGCATTACACTGGTCGGGTCGTTAATCGCTGCCGGAGAAGGCCACGCCGGGTTGAGCGTTTATCTCGGCATGTTTGCCGTCATCATGGCAACGATTAATGTGGTTGGCGGATTTCTCGTCACCGACCGCATGCTTAAAATGTTCAAAAAAGATCAGATCAAGCGTGCGGATTAG
- a CDS encoding Re/Si-specific NAD(P)(+) transhydrogenase subunit alpha → MKIGIPKETWEGETRVALIPALVGMLKKKQHEILVETGAGVAASFSDEQYQSAGATIVRDAAELYRASDIIFKVQPPQKHAASGKHEVELMRSGAAFIGFLDPSNQRETISLLAKQGITSFAMEYIPRITRAQSMDALSSMATVAGYKAVLIAAQQLGKFFPLLMTAAGTIPPATVLILGAGVAGLQAIATAKRLGAKVEAFDPRLAVKEQVMSLGAQFVEMEMPKDAETAGGYAKEQSEEFLRKEREAIAARLPKVDVVITTAQVFGKRSPLLITTEMVQMMRAGSVIVDLAAAQGGNCELTQPNKMIEKHGVTIYGAVNLVATVPVHASQMYAKNVTNLFLHLYQAADSKLNFQDEITKGACLTHDGEIVNSMVKQAMQTEGSKP, encoded by the coding sequence TTGAAAATCGGAATTCCCAAAGAAACCTGGGAAGGCGAAACACGCGTGGCGTTGATTCCAGCTTTGGTCGGTATGCTCAAAAAAAAGCAGCACGAGATTCTGGTCGAAACCGGCGCGGGCGTTGCCGCCTCTTTTTCAGATGAACAGTATCAATCTGCCGGCGCGACGATCGTGCGTGACGCGGCAGAGTTGTATCGTGCGAGCGACATCATTTTCAAAGTTCAACCGCCGCAAAAGCATGCTGCCAGCGGCAAACACGAAGTGGAGTTGATGCGCAGCGGCGCGGCATTTATCGGCTTCCTGGATCCGTCAAATCAACGCGAAACCATTTCGTTGCTCGCGAAGCAAGGCATTACCAGTTTCGCGATGGAGTATATTCCGCGCATCACGCGCGCGCAGAGCATGGATGCGCTCAGCTCGATGGCCACCGTCGCGGGTTACAAAGCCGTGCTCATCGCGGCGCAGCAACTCGGCAAATTCTTCCCGCTCTTAATGACAGCCGCAGGCACCATTCCGCCGGCGACGGTGTTGATTCTCGGCGCGGGAGTCGCGGGGTTGCAGGCGATTGCCACCGCCAAACGTCTGGGCGCGAAAGTCGAGGCCTTCGATCCGCGCCTGGCTGTGAAAGAACAAGTCATGAGCCTCGGCGCGCAATTCGTTGAAATGGAAATGCCCAAAGATGCGGAAACGGCCGGCGGTTATGCCAAGGAACAATCGGAAGAATTTCTGCGCAAAGAACGCGAGGCCATTGCCGCGCGCCTGCCGAAGGTCGATGTTGTGATCACCACCGCGCAAGTATTCGGCAAACGCTCGCCGCTGCTGATTACCACGGAAATGGTGCAGATGATGCGCGCCGGCAGCGTGATTGTCGATTTGGCTGCGGCACAAGGCGGCAATTGCGAGTTGACGCAACCGAACAAGATGATCGAGAAGCACGGCGTCACGATTTACGGCGCGGTCAATCTCGTCGCCACTGTGCCCGTGCACGCCAGTCAAATGTACGCAAAGAATGTCACGAATTTGTTTTTACATCTTTATCAAGCCGCTGACAGCAAACTCAATTTTCAAGACGAGATTACCAAAGGCGCCTGCCTCACGCATGACGGTGAGATCGTCAACAGCATGGTGAAGCAAGCCATGCAAACCGAAGGAAGCAAACCATGA
- a CDS encoding response regulator has product MVKRTKLLVADDEKVVRHVCQLSLERNDFEVYTAENGLLALETLRDFPGIEIVLTDLKMPAMDGMELLKSIKRDYPHVEVIIMTGYATIEVAIEALKLGAFDFLLKPLKADQIRLAVGKCRDKIQLSQENFLLKRANEKLRELQVLKDKFIAITSHELRTPVSHLKGYFAILTDARANDLSDEEKEDCMRVMQTAVADLEQIVTDMTNLLYLEQKVWHLRRELIDLNAIIRQVVQEFKLAANARRQQVTWEAVFRNCNVYADRLKVKLMIAELLQNAIKFTPDGGAIEITLTHDHEYWVIAVKDSGVGIETEELGKIFEKFYEVQNSDLHSSSATGFLGGGLGIGLSLARAIAEAHGGGIKVASAPQQGSTFQVLLPMSRVNSQPNIAEPNFLPFTATLAETYEA; this is encoded by the coding sequence ATGGTCAAAAGGACAAAGCTGTTAGTGGCTGATGACGAGAAAGTCGTCCGGCATGTCTGCCAGTTGAGCCTGGAACGCAACGACTTCGAGGTGTACACCGCAGAAAACGGCTTGCTTGCCCTGGAAACGCTGCGCGATTTTCCCGGCATTGAAATCGTGTTGACGGACTTGAAGATGCCGGCGATGGACGGCATGGAATTGTTGAAGTCGATCAAGCGGGATTATCCGCATGTGGAAGTCATCATCATGACCGGATACGCCACCATCGAAGTGGCAATCGAAGCGCTCAAACTCGGCGCATTCGATTTTTTACTCAAACCGCTCAAAGCTGATCAAATTCGCCTGGCGGTGGGCAAGTGCCGAGATAAAATTCAACTCAGTCAGGAGAATTTTCTGCTCAAGCGCGCCAACGAGAAACTGCGGGAATTGCAGGTGTTGAAGGACAAGTTTATTGCGATCACCTCGCACGAGTTGCGCACGCCGGTCAGCCATCTCAAGGGTTATTTCGCCATTCTCACCGATGCGCGCGCCAACGATTTGAGCGACGAGGAAAAGGAAGATTGCATGCGCGTGATGCAAACCGCGGTTGCTGATTTGGAGCAAATCGTGACGGACATGACGAATCTCCTTTATCTCGAGCAAAAAGTCTGGCACCTGCGGCGTGAGTTGATCGATCTCAACGCGATTATCCGGCAAGTGGTGCAGGAATTCAAGCTGGCAGCAAATGCGCGGCGCCAGCAAGTGACGTGGGAAGCCGTTTTCAGAAATTGCAATGTCTACGCCGACCGCCTGAAAGTCAAATTGATGATCGCTGAACTGCTGCAAAATGCGATAAAATTCACGCCCGACGGCGGCGCGATTGAAATCACCTTGACGCACGATCACGAGTATTGGGTCATTGCGGTGAAAGACAGCGGGGTCGGCATTGAAACCGAAGAATTGGGAAAGATTTTCGAAAAATTTTATGAAGTGCAGAACTCGGATTTACACAGCTCGAGCGCAACGGGTTTTTTAGGCGGGGGTTTAGGCATCGGGCTGTCGCTGGCGCGCGCCATTGCCGAAGCACACGGCGGCGGCATCAAGGTTGCCAGTGCGCCGCAACAAGGCTCCACGTTTCAGGTGTTGCTGCCCATGAGCCGCGTGAATTCCCAGCCGAATATAGCCGAGCCGAATTTCTTGCCGTTCACTGCGACGCTGGCGGAAACATATGAGGCATAA